In Dehalococcoidales bacterium, the genomic window CAATATGAGTTAGGCGGTGTTTGCCAAGCCTGGCCAAAGCCGGGTTTATATCGCCTTTTACCCTAAGCAGTAAGCCGTTTGTAAATTCTTTTATCAGCTCTGTATTTTCGTCCAAAAACTCCTGTTTATCAACCGGTTCTTCGAACTGTGCATTTATAATATTTAGCTTCTTTTCTTTGAGTACGGCGATGCTCTGTGAAGCTACCATCTTACCTTTCTTAATTATCCCTACCCGGCCGCACACTCTTTCTACTTCAGCCAGGTTGTGGGAGGACATAAAAACTGTAGATCCTTGTTGGGCAAGTTCTTGCAGTAGTTCATATACTTCATTCTGAAGCAGTGGATCCAGCCCCTGAGTTGGTTCGTCAAGAATAATCACCTCGGGTTCGGTCATAAATGCAAGAACGAGACTTAATTTTTGTTTATTTCCGGAAGATAGATACTTCGATTTTATTTTTGTATCTAAACCAAATCGGCGCACGAGTTGATCGGACTTATCCTTGTGTTTATAAAAACGCCTTATAAAATCGATGTGCGTCTGACCGTCCCAATCCCCGTACAGGTGGGAGTTGCTGGATAGATATCCTATTTGTTTCTTTAACTCAACATAGTCTTTTTGAGCGTCTTTGTTGAGGATGGTGATTGATCCTGATTGAGGGCGGAGGAAATTCATCATGCATCGTATCGTGGTGGTTTTGCCAGCCCCGTTTGGGCCAAGAAACCCGAAAATCTCTCCACTGGCAACTTCGATCGAAATACCGTCAACAGCCCGGTTGTTACCGAAATATTTTTTAAGATTATTTATCTCAACAACTGCCAAAAATGCCGACTCCTGTTGAAAACTTCTGCGTGAGGTATTGGGAATTCTTGAACATTAGCCATACCCCGTATCTTCGTTAATTGTATTCTCAGCTTTGTTTTTATTTCAAGTGATTGCAGGTGTTGCAGGGTAATAAGAAGCAGTGGCGGAAGAATGGAAAGGCGAAGAAGTAGTATTGAGCGGCTGTATGCATGGGTATGGCTTTCAGATAGTGGTTGGTTTGTGGGGAATATTGAAATTATATAGATGAGGCTTGTGTTACAGCTTTAATTATTGCCAGTATTGCAAATAAAAAAAGGAGGAGCTAGCCTGTCCTCCTCCTTTTTTAAAGCCCAAGACAACAGTATTTAGCTTTTGCCCATCAGTACCAGAATGCCGTACACAATCAGGAAAATGCCGATGATCCAGGAGATGATAGTAGGAAGGCTTAAAAATGGCAGAATCAAAAA contains:
- a CDS encoding ABC transporter ATP-binding protein translates to MAVVEINNLKKYFGNNRAVDGISIEVASGEIFGFLGPNGAGKTTTIRCMMNFLRPQSGSITILNKDAQKDYVELKKQIGYLSSNSHLYGDWDGQTHIDFIRRFYKHKDKSDQLVRRFGLDTKIKSKYLSSGNKQKLSLVLAFMTEPEVIILDEPTQGLDPLLQNEVYELLQELAQQGSTVFMSSHNLAEVERVCGRVGIIKKGKMVASQSIAVLKEKKLNIINAQFEEPVDKQEFLDENTELIKEFTNGLLLRVKGDINPALARLGKHRLTHIEISQPSLEDIFLEYYSNSEE